In Carassius gibelio isolate Cgi1373 ecotype wild population from Czech Republic chromosome B19, carGib1.2-hapl.c, whole genome shotgun sequence, one DNA window encodes the following:
- the LOC127978680 gene encoding zinc-alpha-2-glycoprotein — translation MAKWSTRALLFIGIITVWLTSDPCLSDAHQDKLEKHYLHYMFTVLTKADLFPEFTVVGVVDDRLISNYSIEVPDWTRLILTEDYGIETLVQSRDSEDWFMDQVHILSNCTNCSELHTLQRIVGCELEKFPNGTVKSLRAFDEYGFDGEDLIAFDNDTMLWIVESPKAKEMKKRWDLQIGRNLCIKDFFGKCMEWISKFNNTHKNSPEVFISARRDSDDHTKLNLSCLATSFYPRDIEMNIRLNGSVLDNQTSSEIRPNANETFQMRTSVKIDINSEGSYDCFILHNSLTEPASVGWDGTCSTFETESDQAFGVIPLVSVVAVVFVMICSVVILYHCRNESSESFPPLRRSRHPDYGSVSEQISMRTVASAGSSEE, via the exons AGAAGCATTACCTGCACTATATGTTTACAGTCCTGACCAAAGCAGATCTATTCCCAGAGTTCACTGTTGTGGGTGTTGTTGATGACAGACTGATCTCAAACTACAGTATTGAAGTTCCAGATTGGACAAGACTAATTCTGACAGAAGATTATGGGATTGAGACTCTTGTACAATcacgtgactctgaagactggttTATGGATCAGGTACACATTCTGTCAAACTGCACAAATTGTTCTG AGCTCCATACATTGCAGAGAATAGTTGGTTGTGAATTGGAGAAGTTTCCTAATGGAACAGTGAAGAGTCTGAGAGCATTTGATGAATATGGATTTGATGGAGAGGATCTTATTGCCTTTGATAATGACACAATGCTGTGGATTGTTGAAAGTCCCAAAGccaaagaaatgaaaaagagatGGGACCTTCAGATAGGACGAAACCTGTGCATCAAGGATTTTTTTGGGAAATGCATGGAATGGATCTCAAAATTTAACAACACACATAAGA ATTCACCAGAGGTTTTCATCTCTGCAAGGAGAGATTCTGATGATCACACAAAGCTGAATCTGAGCTGTCTGGCCACTAGTTTCTATCCCAGAGATATTGAGATGAATATCAGATTGAATGGATCTGTTCTTGACAACCAAACATCTTCTGAAATCAGACCAAATGCTAATGAAACATTTCAGATGAGAACCAGTGTGAAGATCGACATAAACTCTGAAGGATCTTATGACTGTTTTATCCTTCACAACAGTCTGACAGAACCAGCTTCAGTAGGATGGG ATGGAACATGCTCTACATTTGAGACAGAATCTGATCAGGCCTTTGGAGTAATACCTTTGGTTTCAGTTGTAGCTGTAGTTTTTGTCATgatctgttctgttgtgattctTTACCATTGCAGGAACGAATCCAGTG AATCTTTCCCTCCTCTGCGGAGAAGTCGTCATCCTGATTATGGTTCAGTGAGTGAGCAGATATCGATGAGGACTGTTGCGAGTGCTGGTTCTTCTGAAGAATAG